Proteins encoded together in one Candidatus Bathyarchaeota archaeon window:
- the fhcD gene encoding formylmethanofuran--tetrahydromethanopterin N-formyltransferase yields the protein MRINGVEVGDEDFAEAFPMWVSRILVTAASEGWARAAAMAATGFATSIIMAPCEAGVEGPPAQPSETPDGRIGLYLQFYHGLGSLLKQQLIARIGQCILTCPSTAVYDATPDPPKRLKIGWAVRMFGDGFEEKVELNGRSMWRIPVMEGEFLIEDRIGVRKGVAGGNILIMASEASAGLRAAESAVEAIRTLRGVILPFPGGVCRSGSKVGSRKYKLKASTNHPYCPFLRGRVEDSQVPEDVNSVYEIVFNALSSRMLRKATALAVRAAAQVEGVRRITAVNFGGKLGPIKINLKEALESEPP from the coding sequence TTGAGGATCAATGGAGTGGAGGTCGGCGATGAGGACTTCGCCGAGGCCTTCCCCATGTGGGTCTCCCGTATACTCGTAACCGCTGCCAGTGAGGGCTGGGCCCGCGCCGCGGCCATGGCCGCCACGGGCTTCGCCACATCCATCATAATGGCCCCGTGCGAGGCGGGGGTTGAGGGGCCTCCAGCCCAGCCCTCCGAGACTCCTGACGGCCGGATAGGCCTATACCTACAGTTCTATCATGGGCTTGGAAGCCTTTTGAAGCAGCAGCTCATAGCCAGGATAGGCCAGTGCATCCTCACCTGTCCATCCACAGCCGTATATGATGCCACGCCCGATCCCCCTAAGAGGCTTAAGATAGGGTGGGCTGTCCGGATGTTCGGCGACGGCTTCGAGGAGAAGGTGGAGCTCAACGGGAGGTCCATGTGGAGGATCCCCGTGATGGAGGGGGAGTTCCTCATAGAGGACAGGATAGGCGTGAGGAAGGGTGTAGCCGGGGGCAACATACTCATAATGGCCTCCGAGGCCTCAGCTGGGCTTCGCGCAGCCGAATCCGCCGTGGAGGCCATAAGGACCTTGAGGGGTGTGATACTCCCGTTCCCCGGCGGCGTATGCAGGTCGGGGTCGAAGGTGGGCTCCAGGAAGTATAAGTTGAAGGCCTCCACGAACCATCCCTACTGCCCCTTCCTCAGGGGTAGGGTGGAGGACTCCCAGGTCCCGGAGGATGTGAATAGCGTATACGAGATAGTTTTCAACGCCCTCTCCTCGAGGATGCTCAGGAAGGCTACGGCCCTAGCGGTGAGGGCTGCAGCCCAGGTTGAGGGCGTGAGGAGGATAACCGCCGTGAACTTCGGCGGGAAGCTCGGCCCCATAAAGATAAACCTTAAGGAAGCCCTGGAATCAGAGCCGCCCTGA